The Oceanispirochaeta sp. M1 sequence TACTGTTTTCAGACGCCATCAGAGAAATTAGAGGATTTCCATTTTTGTCCTGTGCAAGGGTGAAGAGAGATACTTTATCCTCTCCCCTGTACTGGAAAGGTTCAAGAAGGAGGAAAGGATCAGACCAGTTGGTACCATCGCTGGAGATACTTCCGTAGAATGAAACAAGTTCTGAGTTTCTTTCATCATAGTTTTGCCATGCAGTGAAAATATAACCTTCATCAGAAACCACCGACTGTGGGAAGTAGGCATCATCCGTCCTGATATTCATGGGAGATTCCCAATAATAATCCTCTGCAGAGAGGAGTGATGGAGTGAGGCAAAGAATGAGTAAATACAAAATATAAAAGGGTCTCAGCTTCAGAATTTTGATTCAAGTCTCCTTTTAAGATCCTGTAACGGAGGATAAGAAGCTGTTTTCTTATCCTTTAGCAGCTGTTGAACAATGGCATAAGCTTCGAAATACTCGCCATTGATATACTTATCTTCTGCAGATTTAAAACGAGCGTTATCTGATGATGATAACACAATTGCTGTCTGTCCACCTGCATCAAGCTGAATTCTGTCCTTTAATTCTATAGCATCCTGATTTTCAGGATTAAGTTCAATAGCCCTGTCGAGCTGCGTCAGAGCCACAGGGAATTGAGAACGTACATTCCCTTCTACAATCACATATGCTTTCTCATAAAGATTTTTACTCTCGGCCAGTGCTTTCAGGTCTGGCGGCGGTATTCTTATTCCAAGAATAATTTCAGCATCATAGATAGCTTTTTTCATGCCCGGGTAATCAGACTGTATGGCCGAGAGGTCCTTCAGGTCTATATATGCAGTATCCGTTTCAGTATTTATCTTGCTCACCGCAGATTTGAACTTTTCATCAAATGTAATTTTAAAAAGTTCCGGATCCTTAAGCTGCTGTATCTTCAGCTTGAGAACACTGGCCTGCTGGTTCAGAGGCATGGGGATAAGTATCTCATTGAGGTTCTGATCTGCACGATTCAGAAATTCAAAGCCCTCCTCTTTTTCACCGGCGGCTATCTTAGTACTGCCGGCTTCAAAGTTTGCATAGGCCAGATTGATAAACTGTGTCATTTCACCATAAAGAGGTTCTGTCTCTTCAATGGTACGTCCTGATTCTACCGAAAGTGCGGCTCTCACAAGGTTAAGCCAATAGTTGATTTCGTTGTTTTCATCGGTATTTGTGGTGTACCAGCGATTTTCAGCTCTTAAAAGCACAATTTCACTCTGCCCATAGAGTCCCTGAAGGTAGAGGCTTTTACCCTTATTTACATTTTCACGTACGAATTTGATTACTTCTTTATTCTCTTCAAGGAGAATCTGCTCCTGAAGCTCGGCTACCCGTGAATCTATACTTGCACGGCTTATGATCGCTTCATTGAAGGAGAGGGCCTGTACAAAGAGTTCCTGGGCAGTAGTCAGCTGCTGTGTTGCCTGTGAAAAGTCTTTTCTTGCCAATGCTTCCTGGGCTCTTTTAAAACGAAACTCACCCTCACCCAGGTAACGTCCCGCACTGGCAATACTCTGGTCGGCTTTTCTCTGCTCACGGGTATAGTCACGAAGCTGATCTTCAAGATTCAGGATAAGAGCCTCGGCACGGCCTATGTACAGGGCCATAGCAGCCTGCTGGGGTATTTCATTTCTAATCGTTTGATAACGGCTTTTGAACCTTGAAGCCTGTTGAGACAGATTAATGTTCTTCTCCTTAAGATCTTCCAAAATGGAAAAACTCTCTTCAGGGAAAACAAATAGAATGCTGCGGTCACCCTCTTGTGCTCCTTCTGGAGGAATCCCTGCCAGGAGAGTCAGAGAACGGTCCAGAGAACTCTTCATCCCCAAATATTCTCTTTCAAGGGGGAGAATCTCCAGATCCGCAGAATCAAGGGCCAGCTGTCCGTCAAAGTTTCTGTAACCATCAATACCCTGGTCAATTCTGATGTTAAACTCTGAATTTTCAACTGCGGCGAAATTGTCTGTATAAAGAACATCATTGTTATAGGCAGATATAAAATCATTCCATTCTTCTTTAACAGGAATCATTGCATCCAGTTCCCTGGACAAGGTCTGCCTACGTTGTGTCATCTCAATCAGATTCTGATCATCATACTCTTTATAATTGCCAAGAGCTTCCTGATAGAAGCTCAGACGTGAATTGGATATGGCCTTTCTGTTCTGTATCCTGCTGTTTTCCAGCTTATGATACTCCCTGTGTAAAAGCTCTTCAGCATATGGATGGAGTCCTAATCCTTCATCTGTATTTAATCTGGAGGACCAGAGTTCTCCAATCTCTATGGATCTCCCGGCCCAGTATTCAGCTTCATCAAAACTGGATTGCGCCAGAGCCCATTGCTGCTGTTCATATTCACTTTCAGCTTTTCTTATCAGAGTTTCAGTCTTTTGAGTCAAAGCGCTCTGAATAGGCATGACAGTGCTGTCCCAGTATTTGTCATAGGCCCTGATTAAACCTTCTTCAAACCTGGTTTCAAGGCGTCCGAAAATTATTCTGTTTGCAAAACTGAGAAAAAAGTCTTCTCTGTAATTTTCATTGATCTCAGCTAGAAGTTTATTCTGCTTATCAAAAACATAGGCAGCCTTCCAAAGAGTATTTCTCATATCAGAAAAATGATTAATATCACTGATAAGATCTTCAACGAGAGCTGTATTATCCTGAATTGAACTGCTGATTTCTGCGGCTGAGTGTTTACTTAAAAGATTATAACTATTTACAAATTCGTCAAGAGAACTAAGAAGACTTTCCAGGTTTGCGTCAACTGGTCCCTTTATGAGATCACCATAGTCTCTCTCATTGTAGGTTCTCTTATGAAGTTCAAAACCGGTTTTATAAATTGTAGCTGCCGTATTGTAGTTACCTTCATCAATCTGAACCAATGCACGGTCCATTATTTCGTTGAACAGGAGCTTGAAATAGATAAGTTCTGCGGAAATTCTGGCTGTACTGAGAGATTCTGAAGTCGCTTCGTTGGGGTTTTTGTCAAGCTCTTCAAGTTCACTGATAATTTCCAGACCTCTCTCATAATCATTCTCTTCAAAGAGTACACGGATCAGCTCTTCATATTTTGCATTGAATTCTTCTTTTTTTTCCCTGATTTCCTGTATGAGTTTCTGTGCATGGTCCATCTCTTCAGGATCTTCTTTGACAATCTCTACGAGGAGGTTGATTGCAGCGTTAAAGTCGTATATTTCTATCAGCCGTTCTACTTCACGATATTTCTGACCTCTTCTCAGATCTTTGCCCTGAGCAAAAAGTGCTGAACTCAGCAGGAGTATAATACAGGCTATGATTACAATCTTCTTATTTATTACAGTCAAGTAAACCCTTCAGATCACCGAAATTATCAACAGACTTTATATCTTATAACATTATCGGCAAGATGGGGACGAATCTGGATAAAAGCTCTATTCAAAGGTATAATATAGTTGGATGAAAAAAGGCATAATAATACTCTTTACATTATTATCAATCTCGAGACTCTCTGCAGGGAATGCTGCGTCTACTACTTATGCCAATTTCAGCGACATTTTCGGCATAGATCCCAATGCAGGTACAAACTCATTTCTAACGCTTCTAATTCCATCGGGCGGTAAATATGAAGGCATGGGAACAGCGTTTACAGCTATGAGTCTTGATTCCGGATTTCTCGATGCAAATCCTGCGGGAAGTTCCTTTATAAAAAACTCAGAACTGACTTTTTTTCATAATAACTGGATTGCTGATACAAACCTGGAGAGTGTAACTTATACATCGCGCTGGGAGGATTTCGGTATAGGAATTGGCGGGAAGTTTCTTTACCTTCCCTTTACAGGGATAGATGACTGGGGAGACAGAGCCCAGAATGGTGATGGATCATATTCCTCGGGTTACTATACAGAAACTGTTATGACTCTGAATGCAGCCTATACCTTTCTGGATAATTACTACTATCACGGGCTTGCTCTCGGTGCTAATGTTAAGATGGCGTATCGGGGAGTTCCCTATTCCATTGCTCCTGATCAGTCAGCCGTAGCAGTAATGGCCGATATCGGAATACAGACAAAATTCAATGTATTGAAGTTTTTCAGTTCAAGAGATAAAAACTTTGCCTTCGGGTTTGTGGTCAAAAACCTCGGTTCCGAGTTTATTACGGATCCCGATCCACTGCCTTCTATGATTTCTACGGGAATAGCCTATTCTCCCATCAGGCCCATGACATGGGCCTTTGATGTAAATATTCCCTTTAACCTTGATGGTTCCAAGGCTGAAAAAGTAAGCTATGCTGTCGGTCTTGATCTGGGGCTGACAAGTTTTCTTTCCGTACAATCAGGATTTCAGATTAAAACAGGTCTTCCCCGATTCAGTGTAGGATCATCACTTGATCTTGAGAAATTCTCAGTTACAGCCAATTATACTTTGGATTTGACTACTCAGGTATCATCTCTGGACCGTTTCAGTCTTGCTCTGAAACTTAACCTGGGTGACTTTGGACGTATGACCCGTGTTGAACGTTCTCAGCTGCTGTATTTGCAGGGACTTGAGGAATATGCTAATGGTGATATCAGTCAGGCAATTGCCTATTGGGAAGAGAGTCTTGAAGTAAGGCCGGATTTTACACCGGCCGAACAGATGATTGAGACAGCCAGAAAAACTCTTGAGCTGAATCAGGTTATTGAAGAGAATCAGACCATTGATGAATGATATTTCATAAAAGATCTGATCTGTTTACTCAATTCATTCAGTTCTCCAGGGAACTTTCTGTTTTTGCTGAACCT is a genomic window containing:
- a CDS encoding UPF0164 family protein — encoded protein: MKKGIIILFTLLSISRLSAGNAASTTYANFSDIFGIDPNAGTNSFLTLLIPSGGKYEGMGTAFTAMSLDSGFLDANPAGSSFIKNSELTFFHNNWIADTNLESVTYTSRWEDFGIGIGGKFLYLPFTGIDDWGDRAQNGDGSYSSGYYTETVMTLNAAYTFLDNYYYHGLALGANVKMAYRGVPYSIAPDQSAVAVMADIGIQTKFNVLKFFSSRDKNFAFGFVVKNLGSEFITDPDPLPSMISTGIAYSPIRPMTWAFDVNIPFNLDGSKAEKVSYAVGLDLGLTSFLSVQSGFQIKTGLPRFSVGSSLDLEKFSVTANYTLDLTTQVSSLDRFSLALKLNLGDFGRMTRVERSQLLYLQGLEEYANGDISQAIAYWEESLEVRPDFTPAEQMIETARKTLELNQVIEENQTIDE